From the genome of Capra hircus breed San Clemente chromosome 21, ASM170441v1, whole genome shotgun sequence:
acacacactgctacacacacacacacacacacacacagagaaaactggAGATCGGCAGCggacacacgcatacacacacacagctgcagaCCCGCAGCGGCGAACAAAGATTCTTGGGCACCAATAGGAGAGGAAGGACACACATGGACACACGCACCCACATACACGGAAACTGAGGTCACACAAAGGGGTCAAAGTCGCCAACGAAGCTTCCCCAGCCTCCTGCTTGCCCCACCACAAGACACCTGCCTCCTCGGTTCCCCCAGCCTCCTCACCCGCGCCAGGCGCGTCTCGGAGCAGCCCCAAACATCGCGGTATCCCGGTCGCCCCTCCCGCTGATTCTGACTGACACGCAACTTTACGGCTGTCGGAGGCTGCCTCCGCGACCGCGTAGCCTTCTGGGAGTTGTAGTCAACTTCTCAGCCTTCCAGGAACTGTAGTCTACTCGGGGAATCCCACCGAGAACACCGGTTCCCAAGTTCTTGGTATTTCCTGTGTTCATCTGGGCCTGCCAGTTGTCTGACCTCTTcatccccccagccccacccacactGCTTATCACTGCAGTACTTAATACTTTTACTGAGCCTATCttctatgttttttgttttttttttgttttttttttggctgtgccaggccttaAATGCTGCATGAggaatcttttagttgcagcatgggggatctttagctgcagcatgtgaactcagcTCTTCCTCAGGAAACTCAGAACTCCTAACAGGCAGAAGGACTCTGTAGCAATTTCAAGGCTGCCTCAGAGAAAGAACTACACAGAAGTGTGTGACTTTTGAACTCTGGGAATGACAGGCGACAGGCCCATGGACCCACCCTACTTCCATGCCCCACAGCCCATGGCGAGGCTCCACACAGGCCCTCATGAAGACACAAGACACAGCAGGACACAGAGGGCCAAATGTTCCCCTTTATTACGGTTCACTCAGTTTCCACAGACAGACACGCTGGCTCAGGCAGCTCAACTGCCAGGTGGAGAATGGTCTGTGTTTCCCAGAAACAAGGAGGGGCAGTGGGCACCAGCAAAATGCAAAAGCAGGTCACTGGCCAAAGACCTGAGGATTCCCAGAACTGACCTCAGCCTTCCTGCACCCCACCCTCAAGCCAGACCATCCAGCAGAGATGAACCTGTGCCCAGCCTCCACTTCTGGTTCGGTTCCCTCCCCAGGAAAGTGCATAGATGCCTGGAGACGCAGCATCCCAGGGCCTGGACAAGCTGGGCCACACGCGGGTATAGCAGGTCTTCCAAAGGGCAGAGCCAGGGCGTGGCCATACAGGCCTGAGCCAGGAAAGAGCAAAGGCGGGTAGGACAGGAAGCTGACGGGAAGGAGCATCCAACAGGTCAAGGATGCTGTGCTGGCAGTGAGACCACAGGCCTCCTGGAGTCaccaaagagagagagggagagggagccaGAGGTctgggcagggagagagggaaggggagaacctAGACCTGGGGTCTCTTTTCGGGTACTAGGGGCTGTGACAACTGCTTTCCAAAGAGAAAGTGGTAGAGGAGAGTCAATCACGCTCTGGCCCGAGCCTAAGGGGCCATTAGGAAGGTAACTTCCCAGAGGCCCTGGTTCCCCTTATAGGAAAATGAAGTACCTGGAGCTCAAAGCTCAGATAGCACTTGGAAAACCAGGTGCTGGGTTCTAAGCTGGAGCCACCCAGAGTGGCCAGGTGGAGTTTGTTTTTTCAAGCCAAATTGcccaggtgggaggtgggggcgaTGAGTGAGAAATGGGCAGCTGCTCCATGGGTAAGAACCCACCCCTCTTCAGGCCTCCGAGAGAGCCAGGACCTCTACCAACAACATTCTCACAATGCCTGGGACACAACAGGCCCACAGGCCTTTATCACTGTCCTGGAAAGGAAAGGGGGAGTTCTAATGGGGGTGAGGAAGGGCCAAGAATCAAGCCCAGTAGACAGAGGGGAGCAAGTAATCtcaatatgataaaaaaaaaaaccaggagccAGagaacctcccctcccaccctctaACCTGAAACCACATTCCAGCTATTGTGTCTGCTCATAGGGTTTGGCCCGCGCTTATTCCTAGACCTTGAGTTCAAGTGCCCAGAACTGCCCTATGCCCAAGAGCAAGCTGCGTGGGGGGCGGGGGATCGGGGCAGGGAGGATGCATGATCCCCTCTCAGTTGGTCCTGCCTACCTTCTCTTCTGAGAAGACTCATCCCTCCAGGACCAGTCCTCTGAGCCTATCCCTTCTATCAGACCCAAACAGAACAGCTATTGCTCCCAGGAATCCAGTGGTCATTCAGAGACACCCAGCACCTGCCCAGTGGGCTTGGGTCAATCAGACATCACTCGGAGACCAGTAATTATTTACAGATCCTTTGTTCCAGCTgcacctttgggcttcccaggtggcgctagtggtaaagaacccgcctgccaatgcaggagacctgagtcaggaagatgccctggagtaggaaatggctacccactccagtattcttgcctggagaatcccatggacagaggagcctggtgggctacagtccataaggtcgcaaagagtcggtcacaactgaagcgacttagcaagcatacAGCTGCACCTTTACACCTGAAAACTGCCCAGACACCACCCAGCTCTTCAGGGAAAGCAGTGCAATCTGCCCCTGTAGATGGCAGACATCACCTAGCACACAGTAGGGGTAGGGCAGGAGAATCAGGCCACAGCAGCTGCGAGTGTGGGGAGGGACACAGGCAGAGGGGCTCGAGGGGGCTCTGGGAAGTAAAGGAGGAGAAGGCAAGGCAGGGAAGAAAGGACCCTGCCTTACATTTCCATCCCCTTCGGGTCAGGTACCCAGGAGGGCTCCACGTCTCTGGCTGTGTGTCCTCCCAcatcagggctcaggctcagCTCCCCTGTCCTCTGTCTGCTTCCCGGATCTGAGAATGGGCTTCAGTCTCAGGAGCAGATATAAGTGGGACCCTCAGCCTGGAGGAAGACGAAGAAATGCCACATGGGGAAGAGAGGAGCCCTGGGGAGGCGAAGAGACCACAGGAAGCAGGAGGAGAGACAGCaggaagagagaaatggaggagaaggtggtgggaggtgggaggtgggaggggagggcagagacCCAGATCCAAAGGAGcaagggaagattccctgcaggtcTCCACCCTCCCCACCAACATCCCCAGGAGTGCTAAATACTGCTGCTTCCCAGGAAGCCCAAAACTGGAAAGTTTCAGCTTATAACCTTGGGAGGGGGCCAGGCTCTCTGCTATGCCTCCACTGCCCCATGAGGGGTGCCAGGGCCGAGGTCAGACGGAGCAGCCTGATGGGAGGGTGGAGGGCTGGTTTAGTTCTAAACGTACATCTAGCACCACAACAGAGACCTCCACTGCACACTATTCACAAGGGGACACAGACACAACTACCGCTGCACGGGGCAGCCCCGAGTGCAGCGCACAGCTCTCACGGTGCTGAGAGCAGAGTCAAAGGGTGCGGGGGAGGGGcggtacatatacatacatacatatatatatataactctgaTTCTTTGTACAAAGTGCGGGAGGAGAAAAAGGGAAGGGGAACCCTGCTTGGTCACCACAATAGACCCCGTGGTTTGAGCCCCCATCCCACCGGCCCCCAGCCAGCTCCCGGTCGGCTTGGCTGGTTCACATCTCATTGGAGTATGTGTAGCTGGGGGTGGCAGAATACTGAGTCTGCGGCTGATTCACAGCGCCCTGCGCTGCCCCCATGGCTGCATTCTGGGCCGCCTGCTGCACGTGCGGGTTCTTCCACGCTCCCGTGGTCCACTCCTCCTGAGCTTTGCTGAAACTCCCCCCGCTGCCCCGGTAGAATTTATGGACCTGTAGGAGGAGGAGCACAAGGAAGGGTTAATCAAGGAGAAGAGGCAGCCCGTCCAGAAAAGACGTGGGAGCCAAAGGTAAGTCACCGTAGAAGCCAGTCCCCCCTCCGACCCGTGCCCTGTGCACTGGGAGCAAAGTCCATTGAGCCATCCCAGAGTGAGTCCCTGGGAAGACCACTGGGGCTTTCTGTAACTTGGGAGAAGGGTTGTTACAGACCACGGTCCCTCCCAACACCACTCTGTAGCTCTCGAGGCGTCCACATACCATGCTGAGGGCAATGAAGGAAAAGACGGCCATGACCGTGAACAGGACAGTGGGGACGAGCATCACCACTGCTGAGCCAACGTTTGTCCCGAAGAAGGAGATGGTGGCAATCCAGCCGCTGCAGAGACAGGCCAGCTGTGGGGCTGCTTGGCACAGTGATGGGTACCCAGGAGCCGCCCCACTAGAGTAAGGGACCTTCTCATTGTCACAGAGAGAGAGCATATCAATGGATGGACAGGGCCTGTGTCAGTGGTTTAGGAAGAACCCTTGGCTCAGGAAACAAGCTTCTCAGAACATAAGGCTTCCTTCTCTTGGGTTATCTCATGATGCTTGATATCTCTCATCACCCCTAAAAACCACTGTCTTATTCTCCTCTGATGCTATGCTGTATCTACTAAGTTATCCTGAATCCCTTCACACTTGCAATAACTCATGGTGTTCCCACAGGCCAGGCAGCTTAGCCCACAGAAGTAAGCAAAGGACACACCCCAGTTGCCACCCGGCTAGCCCTGGGTCAGTCCCAGACACCCCGGTCTCTTACCAGACACCCCAGCCTGGGATGCCCACAGCCTGGATGATGCTGATGACCAGCTGGGCcatgaaggtgaagaagaacgCCATGAAGCTAAAGGAGCTGTCAGTCCTGCAACAGAGGAGATGGCTCCCGTCACCTGGGTAGAGGGACatggcttccctgcctttcagaCTTTCAAGTCCTTCCAAGTGTGAGTGAGTACACAGGGGATCTTAGTTAAGGGGTCAAAATGGGAGAGCATTTACCCATGGATCTTTGTAAGTTTCCATGCGTTAGACCTGTGTGTGCCACATTGCACAGGGAAAGATCTCCTCATGAATGGACCACTCAGTGGTACATGGCCGGCTGgcacagaaatagatgttgtggCAGGAATAAACAACCCATGTCAAAGGGTTGGACAACCCTACTGGCACCAAGACAGGAGGCTCCAGTGGTACATGAGTAGAGGCCCCACAAGATAGAAAGTGCTGTTGGCACAATAATGGATACATGACCGGCTCCAAGATTATAACCTAATTGGCACATAAATGGATGGATCCAATTGGCAAACATTAATATTAGAGGCCCAATTGGCACTGAGAGGGATAATCCATTGGCACAAAGATTGAAAATCCCACTTGACACAAGGCAGACACCCAGTGGCACTAAGACAGTTAGCCCTACTGATACATGGATGGGTAGTCGCTttggcacagagtcggatgccCTTGTTAGCACGTAAACAGTGTCAGTGGCACATGGATGGCTTGTCCCATTGGCATGTGGGTAGATGGTCTAGTTGGCACCAAGTTAGCCAGCCCCATGGGTACTGGGATGGGCAGCTAAACCATGACAGGTAGCCCCACTGGCAAAATTTATCATTCAGCTGGGGAATGGAAAACAAGAACAAGTCTGGTCTCTATGTTGTCCCACCCAAGGGTAGAGTGAAGAAGGAAGGACCTAAGAGGGAGGCTCTGACTCCCAGCCTTCTCATTCTGGCTGAGAGTTCCCAGGAAGCCTAAATCCTACCTGGCAGTCTGAGCTGAGGATAAAGGGAAAGTGAGCTTGGgggacagcaaaaaaaaaaaaaaaaaaaagtgagaaaaatatgTAGATAAGAGACAGGGGAGATGGGCAAAGATACAGGGTTAGGAGCTGGGTTCAGCACCCATCACTTACTTGAAGGCCTTGTAAATGGGCCGAAACCAGCAGACGTAGGAGCAGGGTGTGAAGAGGATGAGCCAGAGAAAGGCGAGGCCAAAGTTGGTGGCTCCCCCGCCTCCGATCAGCCACGCgagacagcccaccaggttcacaGCCAGCGTGACGCTATTCACTGCAGACCCAGGAGCACGTAAACAGACACCAGACAGACAGCAGACACGCACACAAACACCAAGGCCCATGCGGAAATACACAAGCACCcatacacagacatacacccCCATAATTCAACACAGACCCACAATCAAACACAGGCAAACAGCACAAGCACAGAAAGATAcagacatacacaaacacacatgcaaacCACATTTATACAGATGCGTACCCGCAAGTCACATCAGCcaatacacacacagagatacataaGATACACatataacatacacacacagaggggtTATAGACTGTAAGAAAGATAACTGGGAGCTCAGAccaacccccaacacacacacccattcCTGGGGATCTGAGAACTCCAGAGAACGGTCTCCCCCGATCAGGAACTCAGAGTCTCAGCCTAGCAAGTCCTGTTGAAGAGCCCCAAAGCCTCAACCTGGGAGAAATGCTCTTCTTATAAGTACAGCCTCAGTCCCTGGCCTTCCCAGACCCACAGTAATCACCAAGCCCATGGCACAGGAAACCCATCTTCCATCTTCTCTTGCAAGGTAGGGCAtgaaaaggggaaaggaaaaggaaacgtCTCTTTACGTCGTCATACCATCTGCCCCACACTTATATAGGACAGGCAGCAGAGGCTGGGATTTCAGCCTTTCTTTAATCCTATTAcgccacctcctccaagaagtcttTCATTACTGCAGTCTTATTCATCTCCCATCCCTCTGACCTCCTAACAACTTGGGTGCTCTCATGTTTCCCAAAGGACAAATCCCAGCCCATCAACCAAACTAGAGGTTCCCCAAGAGTGAGACCCAGGCTCCTTCTCTTCCATGCCTACATACTCTATAACTAAACCTGTGAATCACTGTATTCCTGAGTTACAGCCAGCAGAGACCTCAAGTCTCCCCATCTGATGCTTGCACTAACACACACCCAGCTCCCTTCCTCCAATGTTGTCAGCCCAAGGCCCTTTCCACTAAGACTTGCTGAACAAGGacgcccctggtggtccagtggttaagactccaccttctaaCACAAGGGAcggaggttcaattcctggccagggaactaagatccgatgTGCTACAGGGCAACTACTGAGCTCGTGctctctagagcccgtgctccacaacgagaagtCCTTACACCCCAACGGGGGAAAAAAAGCCCTGCATGCCGCAGACCCCTCATGCCACagcgaagatccagcacagccagaaataaaataaattaaaaaaaaaaaaaagacttgctgAATAAACAGAGGAAAGAAGGCCTAATCTTGGCTTCAAACAGCCAGGCGTCTATGGTCTTGGCTTCTGAATAGAACTCTTTAAGCATCTCAAGGGTTATATACATTTCCTTGGGAACAAAGCATCTGGCCAGCACCTAGTAAGGACTTAGGAAGATATTTATAGCCCTTAAATCCAGCTCCTGGATGAGATCTTCTCAGGGGCAGAGTTCCCAGAGCCCAGGGCCACCGCTCCCGAAGTCTGGCCTGACAATGCTGTCACATGAGAGGTACACCCCTCGCAGGGCCCCTCACAGTGAGGGTAAGCATTTCTTTCTGTGAGTTTCAGCTGTGTTTCCCTCATCCCTATTTATTACCACCAGATTTCCTGGATTCATGGTGTTCTCACTGATTTTATTTGCTCTTTACATGGAACACTCATtaacctgtttttattttgttttgttttcagttttagggtttttttaaCCCTGTTTTTCTATCGGTTTACATCTCTCTTCACAGCCCCATCTCTCTCCAGCTCATTTGATCTAGTACCCTTGTTGTAATTATTCTATCACAGACCATCAGAAACCGGAGCCTTTAAAACTCTCAACCTCAAAATCTTAGAACCTGAGAACTTGAGCTCTTAACGCACATCCACATGGAAACGCAGCGATCACTGAGCCAGTAGCCTTTTTCCTACAAATGAGGAAGCTGCAGCTTGGGAAGTGGAGTGACCAGCCCAGCCTGGCCACTATATCCCAACTGAACATTCTTTTGGAGCAATCTtccagagaaagcaagaaaaacgAGGCTTTGAggggaggattcctctccaaatCCAGACTCCTGAGGTAATCACCAGAGGTTCCCTGGAAAAACACTCCCATGAGAAGATAAATGAGGAATTGCAATGCAGGCAGAGACCCCTCACACGCACCCAGCTGCTCTGTGATGGGGGCATGAGGAGAGGCTAGATGGGAGGTgatggaaactgaggcctagcTGGGGAGTCGGCCCAGGAGAGGAGCCTGCAGGAGCCAGGCAGGGATAGACGCTGCAGGTGAGGCTGAAGGACCCGGGCCTGGGGGCACCCCGTCCCAGTGCCCAGCACCCGCCAGcacccccctccccgctccccagtTCTggaacacccccaccccacagcacTCACGCATCCAGAGGTAGTAGAGGCGCTTGGTCATGCTGAGATGCTGAGGAGGGATATCGGCCTCGAAGTCTTGGTAGAAACATGGCTTTAGCGGGATGAATTTGGGCAGTGGTGGGAAGTTGTTCACTTTCTCTGCGGGTGAGGCGCATTACACAGTTTCACCCTGAATACTCCCCTCCCCAGTGACCTGATATGATCGCTCTCCCCGTGGCCTGGGCTGCCCTCTCAGCCCCTGTGGCCACAGGCCACTTCACCATCCCCAGCAGCTCTCCTGCTGCCTCAGCTCTCCAAAGTGGCCCTGAGGCAGCGCCACTGTCAGAAGAATAAAAACAGTAAACACCGTCCATCAGGCGTGGACACTGGGTCAAGGGTAGTTCTGGGCAGAAGCAGCAGGATGGTAAgtctggagatgtgggttccagcCTCCACTGCAAGATTCAGTCATCACCGTTCTCTCCAGACCTCCGTTTATCCAGTGGGATGGGGATCAAACTAGATGGTCCCTACAGGTCTCTCCAGTTCTGAGCCTTTGGAAACCAGACAACCCAGAAACCAGAAGGAAAAGGTCTCAgagtattagagtgatggtgacAGAAAGGATGGGGACTGAGCTACCCATGTCACTCATCGGTCAGATGGACAGGAGGGCCAGGGCGTCAGGATGGGCTGTCTCTGGTCCCCAGGTTCAGAGGTCTGACAGACAGCTAGACAGTGAGGGTCTTTGATAGCAAGTCTCGGTGGGGGACCAGGGGAAACCTAGGGGCAAGAGGACCAAAAGAATCTGATCTTCTTTTAAATGGACCAGGGGTATAAGTGGACCAGGAAAAGGGCCACCCACCCTACATCACTGTCATGTCCTACCCAGTGGGTCCACCCTTCCTTTACCTGACATAATGGCACCCGCTGGCCCAGTGGCCTGTCCACGCTTCTTTGTCTCGaactgaaaggaaagaagagtcaGCGAAGGTTGAGTGAGGATCATGGCTCACCCAGCCAAGTACTTCTTTCAGCCTCAGCTGGGCTGGAAACTCCCTGGAGCAGGACCCATCTCACAGAACCACCATTCCACCAGCTCTACCCTTCCAAGGACTCCTGCCCTTGACCTCCAGGTGTAAAATCTATTTTCAGAAAATcccaggagagggtgggaaaggAACCTGGGAGGCCACCTCAAGCAGGTGCAAGTCAAGTGACAGAGAAAGCGTGAGGAAATTCTATTCTTGACCTTGAACACGGCAGAGCCCTGCCTGGCCTCAGTCACAGGCtgggctcccctccccctgcctttgTCTCCAGTCATTCATTCACTTCTTGAGCATTTATAATCTGCCAGGCACTGGGGAGAGAGCGTAAAGAAGTGGTCCCTGCCGTAGGCATGAAACAGTCAATAACCTCGGCCGTGAACAGTATAAAAGAGAAGGATGGCTATGAAACCATGCAGAGCATATATTAGGTGATCTGGTCTGGGGAGTCAGGAAAGCCGTAAGGGGAGACCTGAAGAATACAGAGGAGTTGCCTGAGGCAGGGCAGCCTCTTGCACAGATCCTGATGTGGAAAGAGCTTCATGCTTCCGAATAAGGGAAAGAAGGCCACTGTGGCCAAAGCAGAGAGTGCGTGGAGAGGGAGCAGGAATGGAGGTGGGCAGGGTGGGATTCTTGAGGCACTTAGGAGGCCAATTAGAAGGGGCTCCAAGGtggctctggagtgtggggaggggaggccctCATGAAGACTCTCTGCCAGCTTACACCACTGAGCAAACAGTGGGCTGTTTACTGAGAGCCCCGTCATGAGAAGAGCCACAGGACTCCAGGGAAGAAGAGAAGCTTCATCGTGAACACACAGAGTCTGAGGTGCTGTGAGAACCTCCAGACAGGACAAAGCCTTGTAGGCTTTGggaatatctgggtcatgagctTCGCAGGAGGCCTGTGCTGAGACAGACATCAGGTAATGGTTGGTGAGTGCAGGTGAAGGAAGCAAATGAGAGCATGTTACCAGACAGTAACTTTGATAGATAAACACAGATATACTGAGAAGCAGGAAGTGGTCTATGGCCAAGCACTAAGGCAATGCAGCATCAAAATTTGGGcagagggacttgcctggtggtcccagtggctaaggctccgcgctcccaatgcagggtacctgggttcgatccccggtcaaggaactagatctcacatgccgcaactaagagttctctcTAAAAGATGCCACAGACTGCAAGGAAGACTGAAgaccctgcctgctgcaactaagactcggtgcagccaaataaatagataaataaaaatagtaaaaagaaaaaaaaagtgggcagAGATTTCTATAACGTTTAAATCAGG
Proteins encoded in this window:
- the SCAMP5 gene encoding secretory carrier-associated membrane protein 5, which encodes MSEKVNNFPPLPKFIPLKPCFYQDFEADIPPQHLSMTKRLYYLWMLNSVTLAVNLVGCLAWLIGGGGATNFGLAFLWLILFTPCSYVCWFRPIYKAFKTDSSFSFMAFFFTFMAQLVISIIQAVGIPGWGVCGWIATISFFGTNVGSAVVMLVPTVLFTVMAVFSFIALSMVHKFYRGSGGSFSKAQEEWTTGAWKNPHVQQAAQNAAMGAAQGAVNQPQTQYSATPSYTYSNEM